One window of the Salvia splendens isolate huo1 chromosome 1, SspV2, whole genome shotgun sequence genome contains the following:
- the LOC121797839 gene encoding non-specific lipid-transfer protein 1-like encodes MEKATIMLILAVMAIAAAQGEAAVSCSTVMTDLSPCINYVMYGGAQLPPVNCCQGIRSLYNQATSTPDRQTVCSCLKSVANSATPTIITNAASLPSKCGVNIPYKISPSTDCSTVR; translated from the exons ATGGAGAAAGCTACTATAATGTTAATCCTGGCAGTGATGGCGATAGCAGCGGCACAGGGCGAGGCCGCGGTCTCATGCTCCACGGTGATGACCGATCTCTCCCCGTGCATCAACTACGTGATGTACGGGGGAGCTCAGCTCCCACCGGTGAACTGCTGCCAAGGGATAAGGTCCCTCTACAACCAGGCCACCTCCACCCCGGACCGCCAGACCGTGTGCTCGTGCCTCAAGTCCGTCGCCAACTCCGCCACGCCAACCATCATCACCAACGCTGCCTCGCTCCCCTCCAAATGCGGCGTCAACATTCCCTACAAAATCAGCCCCTCCACTGACTGCTCCAC GGTTCGGTAG
- the LOC121766112 gene encoding uncharacterized protein LOC121766112, with the protein MQGIDFLIDLHIIEIHGPNIVLGMEWLESLGKISADFVGKTLEFRRNGITLALHSVQPSPRLISLRSLAMLASHSSTHDFYEIIPVVTKNGETGTMSEEVFPSNTQSEVPLLSEERDQAESPRHARAGAYSAEPQPFLFSGPPYLEEGWHIQAAMNSIFQPLLRKCVIVFFDDILVYSPTLEEHCSHLAEVLQLLQSHQFFVKMSKCLLCDTTVEYLGHLVSDGVLKANPAKIVAMTAWPQPISVKQLRGFLGLMGYYRRSTKKEAFAWSPAAETAFADLKQAMTSAPVLSLPDFDKPFCIETDASDIGIGAVLIQDKHPIVYFSKKLGPGRRVASTYHKELYAIVEVVHKWRWDDSDDTTVAGDLATTAVPPTRADDFLPSEGRLSSRQSPNRHSTTASILHRRPGLFQVRILLSTHSKLKHPLLTEHHYTPIACHPDHERTFRLLSVGFYWPHMRKDVRKFVEACAVCQSTKYSTQKPAGLLQPLSIPSQVWEDVSMDFITGLPPSRGYTTIMVVVDRLSKYAHFAPLPTKFDALRVAHLFINTVVRHHGFPKTLVSDRDSVF; encoded by the exons ATGCAAGGAATCGATTTCCTCATCGATTTGCACATTATAGAAATTCATGGCCCGAATATTGTGTTGGGAATGGAATGGCTAGAATCGTTGGGTAAGATCTCCGCCGATTTTGTTGGGAAGACATTAGAGTTCAGACGGAACGGGATCACGCTGGCGTTGCACAGCGTCCAACCATCACCGCGCCTGATTTCCTTGCGGTCCTTGGCAATGCTTGCGTCCCATTCATCTACCCATGACTTTTACGAGATTATACCGGTCGTCACGAAGAATGGGGAGACCGGGACAATGTCTGAAGAAGTCTTTCCGTCCAATACACAGTCGGAG GTACCCCTACTTTCAGAAGAACGAGATCAAGCGGAAAGTCCGCGACATGCTCGAGCAGGGGCTTATTCAGCGGAGCCACAGCCCTTTCTCTTCTCCGGTCCTCCTTATTTGGAAGAAGGATGGCACATTCAG GCTGCCATGAATAGTATTTTTCAGCCTTTGCTGCGGAAGTGTGTGATCGTCTTCTTCGAcgatattcttgtctatagccCGACGCTAGAAGAACACTGTTCTCATTTGGCAGAAGTGCTACAGCTACTGCAGTCACACCAGTTCTTCGTTAAGATGTCCAAGTGTTTGTTATGCGACACGACAGTAGAATATCTGGGTCATCTGGTATCGGATGGAGTGCTTAAGGCTAACCCAGCAAAAATTGTGGCTATGACCGCATGGCCCCAGCCTATATCGGTTAAGCAGCTACGGGGGTTCTTGGGATTGATGGGATATTATCGTAG ATCTACTAAAAAGGAGGCATTTGCTTGGTCCCCGGCGGCAGAAACGGCATTCGCTGATCTCAAGCAAGCTATGACGTCAGCACCTGTTCTGAGTCTGCCGGATTTCGACAAACCATTTTGTATAGAGACAGACGCTTCCGACATCGGCATCGGGGCGGTGCTAATCCAGGATAAGCACCCGATCGTCTATTTCAGTAAGAAGTTGGGTCCAGGTCGCCGCGTTGCCTCGACTTATCACAAAGAACTGTATGCAATAGTAGAGGTTGTGCATAAATGGCGCTGGGATGATAGTGACGACACCACCGTCGCCGGTGACCTGGCGACGACGGCAGTCCCACCTACCAGGGCCGACGACTTCCTTCCGTCAGAGGGGCGGCTTTCTTCGCGACAGTCGCCCAACCG GCACAGCACCACCGCATCTATCCTTCACCGACGGCCTGGTTTATTTCAAGTCCGGATCCTACTCAGTACTCACTCCAAGCTTAAACACCCTCTCTTGACGGAACACCACTACACGCCCATTGCTTGCCACCCCGACCATGAAAGGACTTTTCGCCTGCTGTCGGTAGGATTCTATTGGCCTCATATGCGCAAGGATGTGAGGAAGTTTGTCGAGGCCTGCGCAGTGTGTCAGTCGACCAAGTATTCCACGCAAAAGCCTGCAGGGTTGCTGCAACCACTATCGATCCCATCTCAGGTTTGGGAAGACGTATCCATGGACTTCATTACGGGTCTTCCCCCATCGAGAGGTTATACCACGATCATGGTAGTGGTGGATCGCCTCTCCAAGTATGCGCACTTTGCCCCGCTGCCTACAAAGTTTGATGCCTTACGCGTGGCACATTTATTCATCAACACGGTGGTTCGGCACCATGGCTTTCCGAAGACATTGGTTTCTGATAGGGACTCAGTTTTTTGA